In one window of Cheilinus undulatus linkage group 23, ASM1832078v1, whole genome shotgun sequence DNA:
- the ccdc107 gene encoding coiled-coil domain-containing protein 107 yields the protein MVLSTSQQVALAFTAVLFTFVVLPRMFGVGGGSGTKETRFDPRYTRKGPGPGAVRGQPINMNAPGSPQSHENVQQMKKLMEQEMKNDKYKSNNNKGYVFTLMPLYAIGVGVFAAYKFLKINYSDDQAQKDKFVKGAKKSVEAENQLNELEQRLAQTERMLNSILTQLDPLTNCVKSVAQEQKNEIMSQLQTIRILMKKRGMDCPPLNINEASCGRNLDDLIESIGAKDTSAAGTSPLNKETSAETAEASGKVYEKHVKAEDDAATEGEEMKELSTEKSGGEEDEGDEDVGEEQDEEEEGVEDSDLMPSLESPYETNIEEVGAEQVGSGLRRRNRPE from the exons ATGGTTCTGTCAACATCACAACAAGTCGCCTTGGCTTTCACGGCCGTGCTCTTCACGTTTGTCGTCCTGCCCAGGATGTTTGGAGTCGGAGGAGGGTCTGGGACGAAGGAGACCAGATTTGACCCTCGTTACACCCGAAAAG GTCCAGGCCCAGGCGCAGTGCGAGGCCAGCCCATCAATATGAACGCCCCGGGATCTCCTCAGAGCCATGAGAATGTGCAGCAGATGAAGAAGCTGATGGAGCAGGAGATGAAGAACGACAAGTACAAatccaacaacaacaaaggcTACGTGTTCACTCTCATGCCTCTTTATGCTATTGGAGTGGGCGTGTTTGCAGCTTACAAGTTTCTGAAG ATCAATTATTCAGATGATCAGGCACAAAAGGATAAATTTGTCAAAGGAGCCAAAAAGTCAGTGGAGGCAG AAAACCAGTTGAACGAGCTGGAACAAAGGCTAGCACAAACAGAGAGGATGCTCAACTCCATCCTCACACAGCTGGACCCGCTTACTAACTG TGTGAAGTCAGTGGCTCAGGAGCAGAAGAACGAGATCATGTCACAGCTTCAGACGATTCGAATCCTGATGAAGAAGAGAGGAATGGACTGTCCGCCCCTGAACATCAATG AGGCATCCTGCGGCCGTAATCTGGACGATCTTATCGAGTCAATCGGAGCCAAAGACACCTCAGCAGCGGGAACTTCTCCACTGAACAAAGAAACTTCTGCAGAAACAGCTGAGGCTTCTGGAAAAGTCTATGAAAAGCATGTCAAAGCTGAAGATGATGCTGCCACAGAaggagaggagatgaaggaACTCAGCACAGAGAAATCTGGAGgggaggaggatgaaggagaCGAGGATGTAGGAGAGGAGcaagatgaggaggaagaaggagtGGAGGACTCAGACCTGATGCCTTCACTAGAGAGCCCGTACGAGACAAACATTGAGGAGGTCGGAGCGGAGCAGGTGGGGTCAGGCCTTCGGAGACGCAACAGGCCTGAATAA